In the genome of Candidatus Poribacteria bacterium, one region contains:
- a CDS encoding iron-containing alcohol dehydrogenase, which produces MQNYFLPSRIEFGDGTIQNLGEHVKAFDGKKPFLVSDAGVINAGILAKAVEALDTVGLSHVTYSDIEPNPTDISVTHGVEAYKAEACDVVIAVGGGSVMDAAKAIRLLTTHEPPAGEVSNLAPYYADVGGIDRIRGDMPPLICVPTTAGTGSEVSQGSIITDTSLQTTDRWRKRAIVTPFNMSNIALLDPGITLGMPPALTAATGMDAITHGIEAYVATKYHPIAEGVALQALRMLSANIQQVYYNGEDVTARGEMLLGSCMAAFSFQKGLGAVHSLAHQLSTDAPIPHGVANAILLPPVMEFNFSHANEKYAEIARALGIDTSKMDIEEAGHAAIDKIRAYNTELNMPTGLGEAGLDRGKIPKLGADAMLDHCHKFNPRVCTEEDMVALFEAAF; this is translated from the coding sequence ATGCAAAATTATTTTTTACCCTCGCGAATTGAATTTGGCGATGGGACCATTCAAAACTTAGGCGAACACGTCAAGGCATTTGATGGCAAAAAACCATTCTTAGTAAGCGATGCTGGCGTTATCAACGCTGGCATTCTTGCGAAAGCAGTAGAGGCGTTGGACACAGTCGGTTTATCGCATGTCACATATTCAGATATTGAACCGAACCCGACGGACATCAGCGTTACACACGGTGTAGAAGCCTACAAAGCCGAGGCGTGTGATGTCGTCATCGCTGTCGGCGGCGGAAGCGTGATGGATGCCGCCAAAGCCATCCGTCTCTTAACGACCCATGAACCACCCGCTGGCGAGGTTTCCAACCTCGCTCCATATTACGCTGACGTTGGTGGCATCGATCGAATCCGAGGCGATATGCCGCCGCTAATATGTGTGCCGACGACTGCTGGCACGGGCAGTGAGGTGTCACAAGGCTCAATCATTACGGATACATCCCTACAGACAACCGATCGATGGCGCAAGCGCGCAATCGTTACACCCTTCAACATGTCGAACATCGCACTCCTCGATCCGGGAATAACCCTTGGCATGCCACCTGCCCTTACTGCTGCGACAGGTATGGATGCCATCACACACGGCATCGAGGCGTATGTGGCGACGAAGTACCACCCTATTGCTGAGGGGGTCGCACTACAGGCACTCAGAATGTTGAGCGCAAATATTCAACAGGTCTATTACAATGGTGAAGATGTAACCGCACGCGGGGAAATGCTTTTGGGGTCATGCATGGCAGCATTTTCATTTCAGAAGGGGCTTGGCGCGGTCCATTCGCTGGCGCACCAACTCTCTACAGATGCCCCCATACCCCATGGCGTAGCAAACGCGATTCTCCTCCCACCTGTCATGGAATTCAACTTTTCTCATGCGAACGAGAAATACGCTGAAATCGCGCGTGCCTTAGGTATAGACACCAGTAAAATGGACATTGAGGAAGCGGGGCATGCTGCCATTGATAAAATCAGGGCATACAACACAGAATTGAATATGCCCACTGGACTCGGAGAAGCTGGTTTGGACCGGGGAAAAATTCCGAAACTCGGCGCGGACGCAATGCTTGATCATTGCCATAAATTCAATCCGAGGGTGTGCACAGAGGAGGATATGGTGGCTTTATTTGAGGCAGCGTTCTAA
- a CDS encoding tRNA-guanine transglycosylase, translating into MSTNNRTLETPVLYPVINFLTGTSTRGGGVWKYILKILMQRQTPMLSQILHFLDFPLTGRYLDNWRGKSMRKHYREQNGVYEGTFFLDSGGFKLLYNTGMDLKEFGIHKETEADDILDLQLGFEGDIVASLDYPLPPNLARPEAEERMKQSLTNAVRVAERLTTNTSEIRTVPYLYTCCHGQSGEDISDYVSQLFAQMSGILSSFGLAVGSLVPLRGRDDSEVMELVNGVVQAVPEDRRETTPIHAFGVSGVLTPLLAYIGVDTFDSSGYIHTSRSLTYSQPHTQKKLRIMEMDETDCDCYICEAYPLQEIQQAFMDKQSYRATSTGKFKSEYYAAIGLHNFQTEADILDEMRTAIAADDALEGLVRHLAKYQNFRGLRRATAWLSDNDKTLATRLARTLIQTPTRMKAKHTQQNLNQLELFSGNHGNTENRSQTIHGDRNTQTVSLAYTPDDFRVPCDYKVPDGKEILLVIPCAGKKPYSLSRTHTMIANRFQTAFGEGQECIHKITLSGLYGPVPEEFETEDAVVRYDFQLSPKNKSQIEQGATRLVNYLEKYGHNYVLAVGYATSRAYRKVLTLTEERFPTFILLPKELRQKRLSEFFRHTNLDALVEVIRDKL; encoded by the coding sequence TTGAGTACTAACAATAGAACACTTGAAACGCCAGTGCTATATCCTGTGATTAACTTTCTGACGGGTACGAGCACACGTGGCGGTGGTGTCTGGAAATATATTCTAAAGATTCTGATGCAGCGACAGACACCTATGCTGTCTCAGATCTTACATTTTCTCGATTTCCCACTCACCGGACGATACCTTGACAATTGGCGTGGGAAGTCAATGCGCAAGCATTACCGTGAACAGAATGGTGTATATGAAGGCACCTTTTTCTTAGATTCCGGTGGCTTCAAACTCCTTTACAACACCGGTATGGATCTGAAAGAATTTGGAATTCACAAGGAAACAGAGGCGGACGATATCCTCGATCTCCAATTAGGCTTTGAAGGTGATATAGTCGCCTCTTTGGATTACCCGCTCCCGCCCAACTTAGCACGTCCAGAAGCTGAAGAGCGGATGAAACAGAGTCTCACAAACGCAGTCCGAGTGGCAGAACGCTTGACAACAAATACAAGCGAAATCCGGACGGTGCCTTATCTTTATACCTGCTGTCATGGTCAATCCGGGGAGGACATCTCGGACTATGTGAGTCAACTCTTTGCTCAAATGAGTGGTATATTATCCTCATTCGGGTTGGCTGTGGGATCACTTGTGCCTTTACGTGGTCGGGACGATTCGGAAGTGATGGAGCTGGTTAACGGTGTTGTCCAAGCCGTTCCAGAGGATCGACGGGAGACGACACCTATTCACGCTTTTGGTGTTTCAGGCGTGCTCACGCCACTCCTCGCTTACATAGGTGTTGACACGTTCGATAGTTCTGGCTATATTCACACGTCTCGGAGTCTCACATATTCACAACCGCACACCCAGAAGAAACTCAGGATTATGGAGATGGATGAAACAGACTGTGACTGTTACATCTGCGAGGCATATCCGCTGCAGGAAATTCAGCAGGCGTTCATGGATAAACAGAGTTACAGAGCCACCTCCACAGGCAAGTTTAAGAGCGAGTACTACGCCGCGATTGGGCTTCACAACTTCCAGACGGAAGCCGATATTCTTGATGAAATGCGTACTGCAATCGCGGCAGACGATGCCCTTGAAGGTTTAGTCCGGCACCTCGCTAAATACCAGAACTTCCGCGGCTTAAGACGGGCAACGGCATGGCTTTCCGATAATGATAAGACACTCGCTACCCGATTGGCTCGAACGTTAATTCAGACCCCCACGCGTATGAAAGCAAAGCACACGCAGCAGAACTTAAATCAATTGGAACTCTTCTCAGGCAATCACGGAAACACTGAGAATAGAAGCCAAACTATCCATGGAGATCGTAACACTCAAACGGTTTCGCTGGCATATACCCCAGATGATTTTCGAGTACCCTGTGATTATAAGGTGCCCGATGGTAAAGAAATCCTACTTGTGATCCCCTGTGCTGGAAAGAAACCTTACTCACTGTCCCGGACGCACACGATGATTGCAAACAGATTTCAAACCGCTTTCGGCGAAGGACAGGAGTGTATCCACAAAATAACGCTCTCTGGACTTTACGGTCCCGTTCCTGAAGAATTTGAAACAGAGGATGCTGTTGTCCGCTACGATTTTCAGCTCTCCCCTAAAAACAAATCCCAGATTGAACAAGGCGCGACACGTCTGGTCAACTACTTGGAAAAATATGGACACAACTATGTGCTTGCAGTCGGATACGCGACGAGTCGGGCATACAGAAAGGTCCTTACACTTACAGAGGAGCGTTTTCCAACATTCATTTTACTGCCGAAGGAACTCAGGCAGAAACGCTTATCTGAATTCTTCAGGCACACGAACTTAGATGCTTTGGTTGAAGTGATACGAGACAAATTATAG
- a CDS encoding restriction endonuclease, translating to MKRKKRMAVDPTTGEKYEIELPTSEAVKQEILKLDYPTHGITIKEATEKLAGKFGLSGEEKKAQTKRGERYLGLFHYEVVGPEFERLLKEGTLKQPEGRGKPYVLSGPPPPRSPSDGDIEGIYQHIREKVAEDLLQQIKANSPTFFENLVIDLLVEMGYGGSREDAEAVGRSGDGGIDGIINQDRLGLDVVYVQAKRWDSNVGSPQIAGFAGALAGKGANKGIFITTSNFTKDAKAYDAAGFKIILIDGKRLTQLMIDHNVGVSTVKNYEIKRVDSDYFSGDVG from the coding sequence ATGAAAAGGAAAAAAAGAATGGCAGTAGATCCAACCACAGGAGAAAAATATGAAATAGAACTACCAACTTCTGAAGCGGTCAAACAGGAAATTCTTAAACTGGATTATCCAACCCACGGAATCACCATAAAAGAGGCAACGGAAAAACTGGCAGGGAAATTTGGGTTATCTGGTGAAGAAAAAAAGGCACAGACAAAGAGGGGTGAGCGATATCTTGGCCTTTTTCATTATGAAGTAGTTGGCCCTGAATTTGAAAGACTCTTAAAGGAGGGAACATTAAAACAACCAGAAGGAAGGGGGAAACCTTATGTCCTCTCCGGCCCGCCCCCTCCACGATCCCCCTCTGATGGAGATATTGAAGGGATTTATCAACATATTAGAGAAAAAGTAGCTGAAGACTTACTTCAGCAAATTAAAGCAAATTCACCTACTTTTTTTGAAAACCTTGTCATTGATCTTCTTGTTGAAATGGGATACGGTGGTTCAAGAGAAGATGCCGAAGCCGTAGGACGCAGTGGTGATGGTGGAATTGATGGTATTATTAACCAAGATAGACTCGGACTTGATGTAGTTTATGTTCAAGCGAAACGGTGGGACAGTAATGTAGGATCCCCTCAAATTGCTGGTTTTGCAGGGGCTTTGGCGGGAAAAGGAGCAAACAAAGGGATTTTTATCACAACGTCGAATTTTACCAAGGATGCCAAAGCGTACGATGCTGCAGGTTTCAAAATTATTCTCATTGATGGAAAGCGACTTACCCAATTAATGATTGATCACAACGTGGGGGTTTCTACAGTAAAAAATTACGAAATCAAGCGAGTCGATTCTGATTATTTTAGTGGAGATGTTGGGTAA
- a CDS encoding PQQ-binding-like beta-propeller repeat protein, translating into MYLWNRFFYNKFLLVNCAKKFIILLALLLVWGCDSQQKKQTQQPRAQQAAAPEATEPIPSPRAEDWHMFMHNLGFSGMSPDKSITPPLELLWQFKTGGPLHASPVVANGILYIGSTDGKLYALDAKQWGIRWVFDAGDAIRYSAAVLGNRVYFSARNNKVYALDAKTGEKLWEFKSKGWMDAPPIVVENRVYIGAFPSKIYLLNARTGALEAMRERTIHIRGVEYGCAKGVFRPIFPEHNADLWRDHTNGSESYPVTANGVVYIGARNGQLHAFDAASKAETWTYQLGGSVDAAPAISDGVLYAASGDGNVYAFANATETIHEKESQRQGTVAHDAAPVYTRKGGATTTTGEGTSVLLQLNDGVRLPILRVSDGWYEVELPNGVRGWMDKFAFGEFKDIDGIMFNTTFCRPEDHSTTDPYRVQLIEGAEFPRWSPDGEFIAFLKRENLDGRYWRANELWIMDRKGERARKFYTGDFYNPYVSWSLDSRLVAFEVDENGERFIYTVDWKFGRIRQLVRGDGPAFSPKSNRLVFRRREKGMDIVYRINSDGSGLGAIARVPIERRQRTYTYLSAPSWAPDGTRVAFGVNSSRYVGVRIQDIEGQRIKEILTQHQQVHQLNWSEDSTQLAYVLSGSNRPGQLLDKQLHLSETVSTLTQSQILKHTSPAWSPTGKQLAYMEREDCAGIRWKIWVYDLDSGEKFPIARTPMKLTSVVWMPDGKHLCLWQTSDYLRDNAYKPALTKGWIVSVDIP; encoded by the coding sequence GTGTATCTCTGGAATAGATTTTTCTATAATAAATTTTTGCTTGTGAACTGTGCCAAAAAGTTCATAATCCTACTTGCACTACTTCTCGTGTGGGGATGCGATTCGCAACAGAAAAAGCAGACACAGCAGCCGAGGGCACAGCAGGCAGCAGCCCCTGAAGCAACGGAACCTATCCCCTCACCTCGTGCTGAAGACTGGCACATGTTCATGCACAATCTTGGCTTTTCTGGGATGAGTCCAGACAAAAGCATTACACCACCATTGGAACTGCTATGGCAATTCAAAACAGGTGGACCCCTCCATGCTTCACCTGTGGTCGCGAATGGCATTTTGTATATCGGATCGACAGATGGTAAGTTGTATGCCTTGGACGCGAAACAGTGGGGAATCAGGTGGGTTTTTGACGCGGGGGATGCCATCCGCTATTCCGCAGCGGTGCTCGGGAATCGGGTCTACTTTAGCGCGAGGAACAACAAGGTTTACGCATTAGACGCGAAAACAGGCGAGAAGTTGTGGGAGTTCAAGTCGAAAGGTTGGATGGACGCGCCGCCAATTGTTGTGGAGAACAGGGTTTACATCGGTGCGTTCCCGTCAAAAATCTACCTCTTGAACGCGAGGACAGGTGCCCTTGAAGCGATGCGTGAACGGACGATCCACATCCGCGGTGTCGAATACGGATGTGCTAAGGGGGTGTTTCGTCCTATATTTCCAGAACACAACGCGGATTTGTGGCGCGACCACACAAATGGCAGTGAGAGTTATCCTGTGACAGCGAATGGTGTCGTCTATATTGGTGCTCGTAATGGACAACTCCACGCCTTCGATGCGGCATCCAAGGCTGAAACTTGGACATATCAGCTCGGTGGTTCTGTGGACGCCGCCCCCGCAATTTCCGATGGTGTTCTCTATGCTGCATCTGGCGATGGCAATGTCTACGCCTTTGCAAACGCAACAGAAACCATCCATGAAAAGGAGAGTCAACGGCAAGGGACTGTGGCACATGACGCAGCACCTGTGTATACAAGAAAAGGCGGTGCTACAACCACCACAGGCGAAGGCACATCCGTGTTGTTACAACTCAACGACGGAGTGCGTTTGCCGATTCTACGAGTTTCGGACGGATGGTATGAAGTTGAACTTCCGAACGGTGTCCGAGGATGGATGGATAAGTTTGCCTTCGGCGAGTTTAAAGACATAGATGGTATCATGTTCAATACGACTTTCTGTCGTCCAGAAGATCATTCGACGACTGATCCGTATAGGGTGCAATTGATTGAAGGTGCTGAGTTTCCGCGCTGGAGTCCGGATGGAGAGTTCATCGCATTTTTGAAAAGAGAAAATTTGGATGGCAGATATTGGCGTGCAAATGAACTGTGGATTATGGATCGGAAGGGAGAACGGGCACGAAAGTTCTACACTGGAGACTTTTACAATCCGTATGTCTCTTGGTCGCTTGACAGTAGGCTTGTTGCATTTGAAGTGGACGAAAACGGTGAGCGCTTTATTTATACAGTCGATTGGAAATTCGGACGAATCAGACAGTTAGTTCGCGGAGATGGACCTGCCTTTTCACCGAAATCTAACCGTTTAGTGTTCAGAAGACGCGAAAAGGGAATGGATATCGTCTACCGAATTAACAGCGATGGTAGCGGTTTAGGGGCTATTGCCCGCGTACCAATTGAACGTCGGCAGCGTACCTATACCTATCTGTCAGCACCATCTTGGGCGCCCGATGGCACCCGTGTTGCTTTCGGTGTAAACAGTTCAAGATATGTTGGCGTCCGCATCCAAGACATAGAAGGGCAACGTATAAAAGAGATCCTGACGCAGCATCAACAGGTTCATCAACTGAACTGGTCGGAGGATAGCACCCAGTTGGCGTATGTCTTATCCGGCAGTAACCGTCCCGGGCAATTGCTTGATAAGCAGCTGCACTTATCGGAGACGGTTTCTACTTTAACGCAGAGCCAGATTTTGAAACACACATCTCCTGCGTGGTCGCCAACAGGTAAACAGTTAGCGTATATGGAACGTGAGGACTGTGCAGGCATCCGCTGGAAGATCTGGGTTTATGACCTTGATAGTGGTGAGAAATTTCCTATCGCTCGCACACCGATGAAGTTGACATCGGTCGTCTGGATGCCAGATGGTAAGCATCTCTGCTTGTGGCAAACATCAGATTACTTGCGCGATAACGCCTATAAACCAGCACTGACGAAGGGCTGGATTGTGTCTGTTGATATTCCTTAG
- a CDS encoding bifunctional folylpolyglutamate synthase/dihydrofolate synthase, translating into MNYKAALAYIEEFIDYERSPDFSRQARLYNLDRISLLLELLGNPHDRLQVVHIAGSKGKGSTAALTASVLTHAGYKTGLFTSPHLITPRERCRIDGELISKSDVAFYIEKLKPAIEAVSASEFGRVSFFEIYTALAFSYFADKGTDFAVIEVGLGGRLDATNVVTPVVSVITPIGLEHTAILGETHTEIAREKAEIIKQERPLALAPQHPEARAVFEEVASKRKAPIVELKVLDASCKPIFQRAEQDSCVSAPRLIQNAEGLPTAQQFDVETDSEHYPQLTIPLLGHHQFINATTAVAAIECLKQEGYIIPKAGVYAGFKNVQWQGRIQRIRSSPIVILDGAHSPASMKGLCDTLRHSFRYSQVTFIVSLMKDKHLAAIGNVISQTADFVIATQVRNNPRVIPVEALKSAWENTCRKITLCPTPEEAIIKALSAASPTDLICVTGSLYLVGQALEIFKSNSSAIDRIGIPLS; encoded by the coding sequence ATGAACTACAAAGCGGCACTCGCCTATATTGAAGAGTTTATTGACTATGAAAGGAGTCCTGATTTTTCACGGCAGGCACGGCTTTACAACTTAGACAGAATCTCCCTCTTGCTGGAGCTGCTCGGTAACCCACACGATAGACTGCAGGTTGTCCATATCGCGGGGAGCAAAGGAAAAGGTTCTACTGCCGCACTCACAGCATCAGTGCTTACGCATGCAGGCTATAAAACGGGTTTGTTTACATCCCCGCATCTCATTACACCGCGAGAACGGTGTCGTATTGATGGTGAGTTAATTTCAAAGTCAGACGTTGCTTTCTATATTGAGAAACTCAAGCCTGCAATTGAGGCTGTTTCCGCTTCTGAATTCGGACGTGTCTCATTTTTTGAAATATACACCGCGCTTGCATTTTCCTATTTTGCCGACAAAGGCACAGACTTTGCTGTTATTGAAGTCGGTTTAGGTGGTAGACTCGATGCAACGAACGTTGTTACGCCAGTTGTGTCCGTTATTACACCGATCGGGTTAGAGCACACTGCGATATTGGGAGAAACACATACTGAGATAGCCAGAGAGAAAGCCGAAATCATAAAACAGGAACGTCCGTTGGCACTCGCCCCGCAACACCCGGAAGCGCGAGCAGTATTTGAGGAAGTGGCAAGCAAGCGCAAGGCGCCGATCGTTGAACTCAAAGTCCTTGACGCATCTTGCAAACCAATCTTCCAAAGGGCAGAACAGGATTCATGTGTATCAGCCCCGCGTCTCATCCAAAATGCCGAGGGTTTACCTACAGCACAGCAATTTGACGTGGAAACGGATTCAGAGCATTATCCCCAGCTGACTATACCGCTTCTTGGGCACCATCAGTTTATAAACGCAACAACTGCTGTTGCAGCGATTGAGTGCCTAAAACAGGAAGGATACATAATTCCGAAAGCCGGTGTTTATGCCGGATTTAAGAACGTGCAGTGGCAGGGCAGAATTCAACGAATTAGGTCTTCGCCAATTGTTATCCTTGATGGTGCGCATTCTCCTGCCTCAATGAAGGGGCTCTGCGATACTCTTCGTCACAGTTTTCGTTATAGTCAGGTGACTTTTATCGTTAGTTTAATGAAGGATAAGCATCTTGCAGCAATTGGGAATGTTATTTCACAGACAGCAGATTTCGTGATTGCGACACAAGTCCGAAACAACCCGCGTGTGATACCCGTGGAGGCGTTAAAGAGTGCTTGGGAGAATACGTGTAGGAAAATTACCCTGTGCCCAACGCCAGAAGAAGCAATCATAAAGGCGTTATCCGCCGCATCGCCGACAGATTTAATCTGTGTTACAGGCTCGCTTTACCTCGTTGGTCAGGCACTTGAAATATTTAAATCAAATTCTTCAGCAATAGATCGTATTGGTATTCCTCTTTCTTAG
- a CDS encoding serine hydroxymethyltransferase, with protein MNKLLSEVDPQIVEITANDLKRQQDSLMLIPSENYASRAVMEIQGSILANKYAEGYPGERYYNGCQFMDDVESLAIARAKTLFGAEHINVQPHAGSQANMAVYHALLEPGDTILGMSLSQGGHLTHGAGVNFSADYYNIAAYGVNAETERIDMEEIARLAAEHRPKLIVVGATAYPRHFDFAAWRQVADSVDAYLLADIAHIAGLIAGGAHPDPVPYSDVITTTTHKTLRGPRGAMVMCKAEYADKIDRAVFPGLQGGPFLHTIAARAVAFKEASEPAFKTYQAQIVKNAKALAARLIENGFRLVSGGTDNHLMLIDLTSKYEKLSGRQAADHLEDAGIIVNKNTIPFDKRKPRTTSGLRLGTPMITTRGMKEDEMVLVADFIAETLENRQKASIKRQIREKVNELCAQFPIYEYLK; from the coding sequence ATGAACAAATTATTAAGTGAAGTCGATCCGCAAATTGTTGAAATCACCGCCAATGATCTGAAACGTCAGCAAGATTCTCTGATGCTGATCCCGTCCGAGAACTACGCCAGCCGCGCAGTTATGGAAATCCAAGGTAGTATCCTCGCCAATAAATACGCCGAGGGCTATCCGGGTGAGCGTTACTATAACGGATGCCAATTTATGGACGATGTCGAGTCGCTTGCAATTGCGCGTGCCAAGACACTCTTCGGTGCCGAGCATATCAACGTCCAACCGCACGCTGGCAGTCAAGCGAACATGGCGGTCTACCACGCGCTTCTCGAACCGGGTGACACAATTCTCGGTATGTCCCTCAGTCAAGGCGGGCATCTCACCCATGGTGCAGGTGTCAACTTCTCGGCAGACTATTACAATATCGCTGCATACGGGGTGAATGCCGAAACCGAACGAATCGACATGGAGGAGATTGCCCGTCTCGCCGCAGAACACCGTCCCAAACTCATCGTTGTCGGCGCGACAGCTTATCCTCGACACTTCGACTTTGCAGCATGGCGACAGGTTGCTGATTCCGTAGACGCATACTTGCTCGCGGATATAGCCCATATTGCGGGTCTTATCGCTGGTGGTGCTCATCCCGACCCTGTTCCTTACAGTGATGTAATTACCACAACAACACACAAGACTTTACGCGGTCCTCGTGGTGCCATGGTTATGTGTAAAGCCGAATATGCGGACAAGATCGATCGCGCTGTTTTTCCCGGCTTACAAGGTGGACCCTTCCTCCATACAATTGCCGCCAGAGCTGTTGCCTTCAAAGAAGCGAGCGAACCCGCTTTTAAGACATATCAGGCACAGATCGTAAAAAATGCGAAGGCACTCGCTGCACGGTTAATTGAAAACGGTTTCCGGTTGGTGAGCGGAGGTACCGACAATCACCTCATGCTGATAGACCTTACTTCCAAGTATGAGAAACTCAGTGGAAGACAAGCCGCCGACCATCTGGAAGATGCCGGAATTATTGTAAATAAAAATACCATTCCTTTCGACAAAAGGAAACCCAGAACGACAAGCGGTCTACGCCTCGGAACGCCGATGATTACAACACGTGGGATGAAAGAGGATGAAATGGTCCTCGTTGCCGACTTCATCGCAGAGACGCTCGAAAATAGGCAAAAAGCCTCTATCAAACGACAAATCCGAGAGAAAGTCAACGAACTCTGTGCACAATTTCCGATTTATGAATACCTAAAATAG
- a CDS encoding DUF1080 domain-containing protein, translating into MNSRNLFITICIITLGIAALAMSQTYFEDNFDDPKESEKKWVALFGEWELKDDEYHQLQNTPNCMSVVADEFWEDDWSDYTFEVRGSKVSGAEGFLIMFRCQGLMQARGQALEDHPPRMEKLKPSLEYWWNLGGWGNSRSQVESWGGKAGANSAHTIKDKDWYNIKIVNTPDSYTVILNDEEVATVDDDTEGGVGRIGLATWSTVAKYDDVVVYGPDGPSLPVDAKSKLATTWGHLKSVK; encoded by the coding sequence ATGAACAGCCGTAACCTGTTCATCACTATTTGTATAATTACGCTCGGCATTGCCGCGCTTGCGATGTCGCAGACCTATTTTGAGGATAATTTCGACGATCCGAAAGAATCCGAAAAGAAATGGGTCGCCCTTTTTGGGGAATGGGAACTCAAGGACGATGAATACCATCAACTCCAAAATACCCCTAACTGTATGAGTGTCGTCGCCGATGAATTCTGGGAGGACGACTGGAGTGATTACACCTTTGAAGTGAGAGGGAGCAAAGTCAGTGGTGCCGAGGGGTTCCTGATTATGTTCCGTTGCCAAGGTTTGATGCAAGCACGCGGACAGGCTCTTGAGGATCATCCGCCACGTATGGAGAAGCTCAAACCCTCGTTGGAATACTGGTGGAATCTCGGCGGATGGGGAAACTCACGCTCACAAGTTGAATCTTGGGGCGGCAAAGCCGGTGCCAATAGTGCTCACACCATTAAAGATAAGGATTGGTATAACATCAAGATTGTCAATACCCCCGATAGTTACACGGTCATTCTCAACGATGAAGAAGTCGCAACCGTTGACGATGACACTGAGGGTGGTGTTGGGAGAATAGGCTTAGCCACATGGAGCACGGTTGCTAAGTATGATGATGTCGTCGTTTACGGACCTGATGGTCCCTCGTTACCGGTCGACGCAAAAAGCAAACTCGCGACGACTTGGGGACATCTTAAATCCGTGAAGTAG